The segment TTCTCCAGGCCGGTAGAACATCATTAGACCCCTCAACCAGTGCGTTTCCTCGACCGTCGTAGCCGTTTCGCCGGGCTTTCAATACAAGTGGCCAGCCAAAATTCTCCGCGGCTTCCAGTATATCTTCGCTACGAGAAACAGCAGCGAAGGGGGGAACCCCTATTCCATTTGCCCGAAGCAATTGCTTTTGAAGTAGCTTATCCTGTACAAGGCCAACTGTTTTTGCCGTTGGATACACCGTCATCCCCTTGGACTCCAGATGTTCTAATAACGGCGCATCGACAAACTCGTTCTCCAGGGTTATTAAATCGGATATCTGGGCTAGGTTTTCCAGGGAGCGCACATCGTTTAAAGAGCCTACTACCCTAAGGTTGGTAATCTGCTGTGCCGGGCTGTCCGGCTCCGGGTCTAGAATCGCTATTTTAAGGCCGAGCTTGTAGGCGGCATTTGCGGTCATCCGGGCTAGCTGGCCTCCTCCAAGTATGCCTATGGTTACGGATTCAGTTTTCTTCAAAGACATGACTTGCGGTTATTATTTGGGTCAGTCTGTATCATAGATGTTCCGACCCATCAGGAGTAAGAATCATTACCGTCATTTTTGAAACCGTTAAAATCGATATTGACAAAATTATCAGAATATTATAGTTTGAAATCATATTATATCTCAATATGCTCAAGTTTAACATCAGCTTCAAAGATTAAGTCCACAATTAGAAGTTATATAATAAAAGGAGGGTATGAATTATGCTCGATATAGCACGGAGAGACTTTTTTGAGGTTGTGGGAAGCAGACGTTCCATAAGGTATTTCAAACCTTGGAAGCCGGTAGAGCCGGAGAAGCTGGAAGCAATCCTTCAAGCGGCTCGCATTGCTTCACACATGGGAAATGTAAATGCGGTACAGGCTATAGTGTTCACCGATAAAGAGTTAAAGGAGAAGCTCAAACCGGTAGTTTCTACCTTTAACGTGGCCTTCATAGAGATGGCTCCGGTTATCCTCATTTGGTTTATCGAGAGAGATGCCTGGTATAAAGAGATTGCCGACCATCTCACTGACCTGTACAAGTGGGGCGCGGTTAATCCGTCCCACGGCTGGAGCGTAGAGTTCATCCAAAACTCAGCCAAACCCCGTCTCACCAGTTTCCCAACCGAGGTAGTAGATTTTATGTTGTCTTGCGAATCTGGTATGGCCATGGCTCAGGCTCAATTGACCGCAGTTGCACTGGGCTTGGGGGTTTGTTCATTTGCCGGAGTTGGACCAAAGATAGCGGAGATCTTCGGCCTTCCCGACCATTGTCGTTTTGTCTGGGGTATGGCAATTGGTTATCCGGCAGAAGACCCATTAACCGGCGGACAGAGAAAGCGTAAACCATTCGAGCAAATCTACTTCAAAGACAAATATGGCGTTCCTTTCAAGAGCGACCCTAAGGCGGTAGAGATGCTGAAGGAATTGAAGATGCTTCAACCCGAGGCTTCGCTGACGCCCGAACGCCTGCAAGAGATTAACATGCTCTCTAGGATGGCCGGTCTCCCGGAGAGAACCGATTAAGCTAGCGCATCAAGGGCAGTCTACGTTAGTTAGGCTGCCCCGGTCAAAGCAACCAAGCTTAAAATAAATCTACTTTTCCCCCGGTCCTGTAATTGTAACCTTTCCGGGTTCGTGTATAGTATTACCAAAATCATTCGAGCAAGGAGGAAGCGCAATCTCTCGGCAGACAGGAGCTCAGGGCAGCGAGTTCAGTCGTGGCGATTAATTGCGTAAAGTTCTATGGCCAGAAAGTTATTAACCTGTAAGGAGCTGGGGAACGAGGACTGTAAGAGGAAATTCACCGGCTACAACGAAGGCGAAGTCTTGATGAAGGCTATACAGCACATAATGTGGGATCATAAGGTAGAGAAAGTAACACCGGAGATGAAAGATAATATCCGGTCTTTGATCAAAGACGAGCCGGCGTCTTGACCAATTGTTCATAAGCACGTTCTATTAGCTTGAGTTGTTTGTATTCGAGCCTTGCCCAAACCATTAGCGGACATTGATCGGTTTTCCGAGCTTTACCTCAAGAGACGATAGTCGCCGGGATATAAGATGTTTT is part of the Thermodesulfobacteriota bacterium genome and harbors:
- a CDS encoding DUF1059 domain-containing protein, coding for MARKLLTCKELGNEDCKRKFTGYNEGEVLMKAIQHIMWDHKVEKVTPEMKDNIRSLIKDEPAS
- a CDS encoding nitroreductase family protein, coding for MLDIARRDFFEVVGSRRSIRYFKPWKPVEPEKLEAILQAARIASHMGNVNAVQAIVFTDKELKEKLKPVVSTFNVAFIEMAPVILIWFIERDAWYKEIADHLTDLYKWGAVNPSHGWSVEFIQNSAKPRLTSFPTEVVDFMLSCESGMAMAQAQLTAVALGLGVCSFAGVGPKIAEIFGLPDHCRFVWGMAIGYPAEDPLTGGQRKRKPFEQIYFKDKYGVPFKSDPKAVEMLKELKMLQPEASLTPERLQEINMLSRMAGLPERTD